A window of the Bdellovibrio sp. ZAP7 genome harbors these coding sequences:
- a CDS encoding rod shape-determining protein, giving the protein MFSWLFKDEAGTAADLYVDLGTANTLIAARGKGIILNEPSLIAYQQTSPGRKRVIAVGTDAKEKLSNNPGNIFAQKPIRDGVIADFETTEVMLKHFLSQPGVKSAFSRPRIVVSLPYGVTEVEKKAVIESCKAAGAKEVFLIDEPMAAAIGSGLNVKSAEGNMIIDMGGGTTEVAVIALADIVYCEAARVGGHKIDDAIIDYFKRYKKLHINDQTAEYLKVTIGTAVPKKDIKMATITGRDAETGMNRTIEVSSEDVGLAMNSCIQEVINAIHKALEHTPPELVSDIIERGVVLAGGGALIRDFDLRIQNEVRLSVRVAENPLTAIAMGGEAVLSDPELLDKIQLEV; this is encoded by the coding sequence ATGTTTTCATGGTTGTTTAAAGACGAAGCCGGTACTGCTGCAGACCTTTACGTGGATTTGGGAACTGCAAATACTTTGATCGCAGCTCGCGGTAAAGGAATTATCCTGAACGAACCTTCTTTGATTGCTTACCAACAAACCAGCCCCGGTCGCAAACGCGTGATCGCGGTTGGAACTGATGCCAAGGAAAAACTGAGCAACAATCCCGGGAATATTTTCGCACAAAAACCAATCCGTGACGGAGTCATTGCCGACTTTGAAACGACGGAAGTGATGTTAAAACATTTCTTAAGTCAGCCGGGTGTAAAGTCCGCATTCTCTCGCCCTCGCATCGTGGTTTCATTACCTTACGGCGTGACTGAAGTGGAAAAGAAAGCCGTTATTGAATCTTGTAAAGCAGCGGGCGCCAAAGAAGTATTTTTGATCGACGAACCGATGGCTGCGGCTATTGGCTCGGGTCTGAATGTTAAATCTGCGGAAGGCAATATGATCATCGATATGGGTGGCGGCACGACGGAAGTTGCTGTTATCGCACTTGCCGATATCGTTTATTGTGAAGCGGCTCGCGTGGGTGGTCACAAAATTGATGATGCGATTATCGATTATTTCAAACGCTATAAAAAATTACACATCAACGATCAAACTGCTGAATATCTCAAAGTCACTATCGGAACTGCAGTTCCGAAAAAAGATATAAAAATGGCGACTATTACCGGCCGTGATGCTGAGACAGGCATGAATAGAACGATCGAAGTGAGCTCGGAAGATGTGGGTCTTGCGATGAACTCCTGTATTCAGGAAGTTATCAATGCGATTCACAAAGCCTTGGAACACACTCCACCGGAATTGGTATCTGATATCATCGAACGTGGTGTTGTCCTTGCTGGTGGTGGCGCTTTGATTCGTGATTTTGATTTGCGTATTCAAAATGAAGTGCGTCTGTCTGTTCGCGTGGCTGAGAACCCACTGACAGCGATCGCTATGGGTGGCGAGGCTGTGCTTTCTGATCCTGAACTTTTAGATAAGATTCAGCTGGAAGTTTAG
- the tsaA gene encoding tRNA (N6-threonylcarbamoyladenosine(37)-N6)-methyltransferase TrmO, whose product MASEKIELTPIGHFRSSQVHPYEAGRQPDAHHANGVIELLAGQNFEQALDGLEGCKKVWVIFTFHRNNHWNPMVLPPRGRSTKIGVFATRSPYRPNPVGMSCVDVVSIDKLKIEVAGADILDGSPILDIKPYVAYADAFPGIEPEWLNEAEKHEVEFSVSAEKALVYLEAKGLENLRGFLQHQLEFEPVNSKKKRVKALSENEFMIAYRTWRGVFTLAEKKITVVRVESGYSEQDLKNPEDTYQDKELHRDFLKQHF is encoded by the coding sequence ATGGCGAGCGAAAAAATAGAACTAACTCCCATTGGGCATTTTAGAAGCTCACAGGTGCATCCCTATGAAGCTGGGAGACAGCCTGATGCCCATCACGCCAATGGTGTGATTGAGCTTTTAGCTGGACAAAATTTTGAGCAAGCTCTGGATGGCCTTGAGGGCTGCAAAAAAGTCTGGGTGATCTTTACATTCCATCGTAATAATCACTGGAATCCTATGGTGCTGCCTCCCCGCGGTCGCAGCACAAAGATTGGCGTCTTTGCCACACGCTCACCTTATCGTCCAAATCCCGTAGGCATGAGCTGTGTCGATGTCGTTTCGATTGATAAATTGAAAATCGAAGTTGCGGGTGCCGATATCTTAGACGGATCCCCGATTCTGGACATCAAACCTTATGTTGCCTACGCAGATGCATTTCCAGGTATTGAACCTGAATGGCTGAATGAGGCTGAAAAGCATGAGGTGGAATTTTCAGTGAGTGCCGAAAAAGCTTTGGTTTATCTGGAAGCCAAGGGCCTTGAAAACTTGCGGGGATTTCTTCAACATCAGTTGGAATTTGAACCCGTGAATTCAAAGAAGAAAAGAGTGAAAGCATTGTCTGAAAATGAATTCATGATCGCGTATCGCACTTGGCGCGGAGTCTTCACTTTGGCGGAGAAAAAAATCACAGTGGTGCGAGTTGAAAGTGGTTATTCCGAACAGGATTTAAAAAATCCCGAAGACACCTATCAGGATAAAGAATTGCATCGTGATTTTTTAAAGCAGCATTTTTGA
- a CDS encoding cysteine rich repeat-containing protein: MKSLIALCAFAMTATLTTVSFAQTHETTAPTTTPSPSEPASGAIGMGPCAKDMDLLCPGVNPGKEMHKCMKDNRKKVSKECKAKMADMKKAMKGIHAACHEDAEKFCGDVKPGKGAMMSCMKDHKDEVSQVCKDKIENVKAKRKK, from the coding sequence ATGAAATCTTTGATCGCACTTTGTGCTTTCGCCATGACGGCAACTTTAACTACAGTTTCTTTTGCACAAACGCATGAAACGACGGCGCCAACGACAACACCTTCACCATCTGAACCTGCATCAGGTGCAATCGGCATGGGCCCTTGCGCAAAAGATATGGATCTTTTGTGTCCAGGAGTGAATCCGGGCAAAGAGATGCATAAATGCATGAAGGACAACCGCAAAAAGGTTTCAAAAGAGTGTAAAGCAAAAATGGCTGACATGAAAAAAGCCATGAAGGGTATCCATGCGGCCTGCCACGAAGACGCTGAAAAATTCTGCGGCGATGTAAAGCCAGGCAAGGGTGCAATGATGTCTTGTATGAAAGATCACAAAGACGAAGTTTCACAAGTCTGCAAAGACAAAATCGAAAATGTGAAAGCCAAACGCAAAAAGTAA
- the metG gene encoding methionine--tRNA ligase codes for MSSPRKILMTCALPYANGYIHLGHLVEYLQADFWARFQNMRGNECVFICADDTHGTPIMVKARELGITPEQLIANSFKEHTADFADFQVKFSHYGSTNAPENKALIEQFYGKFVEGGHTRTQAIQQLYCNHDKMFLPDRFVKGTCPKCGAKEQYGDSCDVCASTYSPSDMKDVHCSMCGTAPVLKGSESIFFKLNDFKDYLAEWIPKHSAPDIAKKMLEWFNEDLHDLDISRDEPYFGFPIPGTDGKKFFYVWVDAPMGYMSTTEIWAKNNGKTLKDIWQDPTREIYHFIGKDIARFHTIFWPAFLKAADFRSPNQVFVHGHLMVNGEKMSKSKGTFIAARTYLNHLNPEYLRFYYSTKLNSSVDDIDLNLEEFVNRVNSELVGKITNLGSRGGQMLKKKMDGKMSTPDAEGQKLIAHAQAKSEVIAGHYEARDFAKALAEIRTLADDANKYFDEKAPWKTLDADPVGTKQVITTTLNVFRMLAIYLKPVLPYYTEKVAKLLGEKDYVWNDVNTVLTNREIGDYEHLATRVEADKVKAMVEESRKINEEIQAAKKAASTAPTAAAATGGDKKAAAAAGDTKPGEIEFADFEKVELRVGLVVEAEEIKEADKLLKLKIDIGGGEIRQIISGIKAAYKAEQLIGRKLLVCVNLKPRKMKFGMSEGMVLAAGTGGSDLFMLSPDDGAQVGQRVK; via the coding sequence ATGAGTTCCCCGCGTAAAATTTTGATGACCTGCGCCCTTCCCTACGCCAACGGCTACATTCACTTGGGCCACTTGGTGGAGTACTTGCAAGCTGACTTCTGGGCACGCTTTCAAAATATGCGCGGCAATGAATGCGTTTTTATTTGCGCGGATGACACTCACGGAACTCCGATCATGGTAAAAGCCCGTGAATTGGGTATCACTCCGGAACAATTGATTGCTAATTCTTTTAAAGAACACACGGCGGACTTTGCAGACTTCCAAGTGAAGTTCTCGCACTATGGCTCAACGAATGCACCTGAGAACAAAGCTTTGATTGAGCAGTTCTATGGTAAATTTGTTGAAGGTGGTCACACCCGCACCCAAGCGATTCAACAGCTTTACTGTAATCACGATAAAATGTTTCTACCAGACCGCTTCGTGAAAGGCACATGCCCTAAGTGCGGCGCTAAAGAGCAGTATGGCGATTCTTGTGACGTATGTGCTTCGACTTATTCTCCAAGTGACATGAAAGATGTGCACTGTTCTATGTGCGGAACAGCTCCGGTCCTTAAAGGTTCTGAGAGTATTTTCTTTAAGCTTAATGACTTTAAAGATTATTTGGCAGAGTGGATTCCAAAGCACTCGGCACCGGATATTGCTAAAAAAATGCTGGAGTGGTTTAACGAAGATCTTCATGACTTGGATATTTCTCGTGATGAGCCGTACTTTGGTTTTCCGATTCCGGGAACTGATGGCAAAAAGTTTTTCTATGTTTGGGTGGATGCTCCAATGGGCTATATGTCCACGACAGAAATCTGGGCTAAGAACAATGGCAAGACATTGAAAGACATCTGGCAGGATCCGACGCGTGAAATTTACCACTTTATCGGTAAAGACATCGCTCGCTTCCACACTATTTTCTGGCCAGCGTTTTTGAAAGCTGCGGACTTCCGCTCACCAAATCAAGTATTCGTTCACGGTCACTTGATGGTGAATGGCGAAAAAATGTCTAAATCAAAAGGGACATTTATTGCGGCTCGCACGTATTTGAATCACTTAAATCCTGAATACCTTCGCTTCTATTACTCCACGAAGCTCAATAGCTCTGTGGATGATATCGATTTGAATTTGGAAGAGTTCGTGAATCGCGTGAATTCTGAGCTTGTGGGCAAGATCACAAACTTGGGCTCTCGTGGTGGCCAGATGCTGAAAAAGAAAATGGACGGCAAAATGAGCACTCCAGATGCTGAAGGGCAAAAGCTGATCGCTCATGCTCAAGCAAAATCGGAAGTGATTGCTGGCCATTATGAAGCTCGTGATTTTGCTAAAGCCTTGGCTGAGATTCGCACTTTGGCGGATGATGCCAATAAGTACTTTGACGAAAAAGCTCCGTGGAAAACATTGGATGCGGATCCTGTTGGCACGAAGCAAGTTATCACGACGACTCTGAATGTTTTCAGAATGCTTGCGATTTATCTGAAACCAGTTCTTCCGTACTACACCGAAAAAGTGGCGAAGCTTTTGGGTGAAAAAGATTACGTTTGGAATGACGTGAACACTGTTCTTACGAACCGTGAGATTGGTGATTACGAGCATCTGGCAACTCGAGTGGAAGCTGACAAAGTAAAAGCGATGGTCGAAGAAAGCCGTAAGATCAATGAAGAGATTCAAGCAGCTAAAAAGGCAGCCTCCACGGCTCCAACTGCTGCGGCAGCGACTGGTGGCGATAAAAAAGCAGCTGCAGCTGCGGGCGACACGAAACCAGGCGAAATTGAATTTGCTGACTTTGAAAAAGTCGAGCTTCGTGTCGGTTTGGTGGTTGAAGCCGAAGAAATCAAAGAAGCAGATAAACTTTTGAAATTGAAAATTGATATTGGTGGTGGCGAGATTCGTCAGATCATTTCTGGTATCAAGGCGGCTTACAAAGCCGAGCAATTGATCGGTCGCAAACTTTTGGTTTGTGTGAATTTGAAACCTCGCAAGATGAAATTCGGCATGTCTGAAGGCATGGTCTTAGCCGCGGGAACTGGTGGAAGCGATTTATTCATGCTTTCTCCGGATGACGGCGCTCAGGTCGGCCAAAGAGTCAAATAA
- a CDS encoding exopolysaccharide biosynthesis protein — protein sequence MDLLQEEASHGDLSLKKVFNLLGEEGHGMILLVLCLPYLFPIPVPGLSTISGGLIILVSFFLFLRRPPWLPRRWENVKISASTILRISNHAEKVWTYVAKIVKKRMLFLHDTHFFRLLNFLVLAVNAVLLALPLPIPFSNTVPAIAIVLCAIGYLEKDGLFTLFSYLWCGVVVSFFASLAMGAKHLF from the coding sequence ATGGATCTTTTGCAGGAAGAGGCGAGCCATGGTGACCTCTCGCTAAAAAAGGTATTCAATCTTCTGGGGGAGGAGGGCCACGGCATGATTTTGCTCGTGTTGTGCCTGCCGTATCTGTTTCCCATTCCTGTTCCAGGTCTTTCAACAATATCTGGCGGCTTGATCATTCTGGTTTCATTTTTTCTTTTTCTGCGCAGACCCCCGTGGCTTCCGCGCCGCTGGGAGAATGTTAAAATTTCTGCGAGCACGATTTTAAGAATCAGCAATCATGCTGAAAAAGTATGGACCTATGTCGCTAAGATCGTAAAAAAGCGCATGCTGTTTTTGCATGACACGCATTTCTTTCGTCTGTTGAATTTCTTGGTCCTGGCCGTGAATGCAGTTCTGCTGGCGCTTCCGTTGCCAATTCCTTTTTCAAACACGGTTCCCGCTATTGCCATCGTCCTGTGTGCAATCGGTTATCTGGAAAAGGACGGACTTTTCACACTGTTTAGTTATTTGTGGTGTGGGGTCGTTGTTAGTTTTTTTGCATCCCTTGCCATGGGAGCAAAGCATCTGTTTTAG
- a CDS encoding RNA methyltransferase, which translates to MSLSVQDKKSLEEIHKLFMELEKSSGDFSFDALKLSELKKKITALSGSENSDVSRLAASEAHLHGKMTLKHFVAYGIPFERVLHRNLQDDEFLIIENDKVATPQESLPLVFVLDNIRSAFNVGSIFRTAECLGAERVLLCGYTPNPTQWKVEKTAMGTQEYMPWEEHSHLMDCLETLKEDGYRLVALETAASASDLYESFDTEPTAFILGNERFGLDPEILKVIDEVRVIPLRGRKNSLNVGVTAAVAGFEWMRQWRAKK; encoded by the coding sequence ATGAGTCTTTCTGTTCAAGATAAAAAATCCCTCGAAGAAATTCATAAGCTTTTTATGGAGCTTGAAAAATCATCGGGGGATTTTTCTTTTGATGCTTTAAAACTTTCTGAACTTAAGAAAAAGATCACGGCACTTTCTGGCAGCGAAAATAGCGACGTCAGTCGTCTGGCTGCTTCAGAGGCCCACCTTCATGGCAAAATGACTCTAAAGCATTTTGTAGCTTATGGAATTCCCTTTGAGCGTGTTTTGCATCGCAATTTGCAGGACGACGAATTCCTTATTATTGAAAATGATAAGGTAGCGACGCCGCAGGAATCTTTGCCGCTGGTTTTTGTCCTGGACAACATTCGCTCCGCTTTTAACGTGGGCTCGATCTTTCGTACGGCAGAATGTCTGGGTGCTGAACGCGTTTTACTTTGCGGCTACACTCCTAATCCCACCCAGTGGAAAGTTGAAAAGACCGCGATGGGCACTCAGGAATACATGCCGTGGGAAGAACACTCCCATTTAATGGATTGCCTGGAAACTTTAAAAGAAGATGGCTATCGCTTGGTGGCTTTAGAAACGGCAGCTTCTGCTTCAGATCTATACGAATCTTTTGATACAGAGCCGACCGCGTTCATTTTAGGAAATGAGCGTTTCGGTCTGGATCCCGAAATTTTAAAAGTCATCGATGAGGTTCGAGTGATTCCTCTTCGCGGGCGCAAGAACTCTTTAAATGTTGGTGTGACGGCCGCTGTGGCGGGCTTTGAATGGATGAGGCAATGGCGAGCGAAAAAATAG
- a CDS encoding aminotransferase class IV, translated as MSVALLTAEQARAKLADKNYPAQQTYLAMYSTWWDGIVTEPGMMVVPIDDHLVHRGDGVFEAIKVVNGRVFLFEEHLRRLENSAKLIGISLPMSLDKMKSIIAETVTAVGVKDALLRLYVSRGPGGFTTNPYDSVSSQMYLVVTTLKLLPSEKYQQGVSIGKSSVPPKDPTLARIKSCNYLPNVLMKKESVDRGIDFTINVDEQGNFLEGSTENIVILDQDGFLVRPPLHQILKGTTMIRTFELAEKLVKSGKISGIQERNFTEADVKSAKEVMMIGTTLDVLPVTVYEGSKIGSGSQGPVAKELNELLREDMKNAVLI; from the coding sequence ATGTCAGTTGCCTTACTTACCGCCGAACAAGCCCGCGCGAAGCTTGCAGATAAAAATTATCCCGCACAGCAGACATATCTGGCCATGTATTCAACTTGGTGGGACGGCATTGTGACCGAGCCCGGAATGATGGTGGTGCCTATCGATGATCATCTGGTTCATCGAGGTGACGGGGTGTTTGAGGCCATCAAGGTCGTAAATGGTCGAGTTTTTTTATTCGAAGAACATCTGCGTCGCTTGGAAAATTCCGCCAAGCTCATCGGAATCAGTCTCCCGATGTCTCTCGATAAAATGAAATCCATCATTGCCGAAACCGTGACGGCAGTAGGAGTAAAGGACGCCCTGTTAAGGCTCTATGTTTCTCGTGGGCCTGGTGGCTTTACGACAAATCCTTATGACTCCGTGAGTTCCCAAATGTACCTGGTGGTGACGACACTTAAATTGCTGCCGTCAGAGAAATATCAGCAAGGCGTAAGCATCGGTAAAAGCTCCGTGCCACCGAAAGATCCTACGCTCGCAAGAATCAAATCCTGCAACTATCTTCCCAACGTTCTTATGAAAAAAGAAAGTGTCGACCGCGGGATTGATTTCACCATCAATGTGGACGAACAAGGAAATTTCCTTGAGGGGAGTACGGAAAACATCGTTATTCTAGATCAAGACGGATTCCTGGTAAGACCACCTCTTCATCAAATTCTTAAGGGCACAACCATGATTCGGACATTTGAACTTGCTGAAAAACTGGTGAAGTCCGGAAAAATCTCGGGCATCCAGGAGAGAAACTTTACCGAAGCCGACGTGAAATCCGCAAAAGAAGTCATGATGATTGGAACAACGCTCGATGTTTTGCCAGTGACGGTTTACGAAGGATCTAAAATCGGTTCCGGTAGTCAGGGGCCTGTTGCCAAAGAGCTCAACGAGCTTTTGCGCGAAGATATGAAAAACGCTGTCTTGATATAA
- a CDS encoding carbonic anhydrase — MFFRVTLLLAALSLSACSAFQGRRSLNQTETPPLTTPAEDKTTAADKARAQELRDAVAAETAKQKQRNPEATATATTAQAITKPPQDEHDHSDHHQVPAEHKPREAGPVTAEKSLGWLKNGNTRFVKGSVRKDGASAKDRARLVSGQKPHAVILSCSDSRVPPEVLFDQKLGEIFVVRTAGEALDDNVIGSIEYAVDHLGSNLIVVMGHTSCGAVRAALASLDGADLGSPALNGLVADLKPHLQQYASKKPSEGVVEESTANVNGVAHDLLALSQILRDAVASGEVKIARALYHLETGKVEWQDK; from the coding sequence ATGTTTTTTCGTGTGACTCTTTTACTGGCTGCCTTAAGTTTGTCCGCTTGTTCGGCCTTTCAAGGTCGACGCTCTTTAAATCAAACCGAAACTCCTCCCCTAACAACCCCGGCGGAAGACAAAACTACTGCCGCAGATAAAGCCCGCGCCCAAGAACTGCGCGACGCGGTTGCAGCTGAAACGGCGAAACAAAAACAAAGAAACCCCGAAGCTACGGCGACAGCAACGACGGCTCAAGCAATCACCAAACCTCCTCAAGATGAGCACGACCACAGCGATCATCATCAAGTACCAGCCGAACATAAACCTCGCGAAGCAGGCCCCGTGACAGCGGAAAAATCTTTGGGTTGGTTAAAAAATGGAAACACGCGCTTTGTGAAAGGCAGCGTTCGTAAAGACGGCGCCTCCGCCAAAGACCGGGCTCGCCTGGTCTCAGGTCAAAAACCCCATGCGGTTATTTTGTCCTGCAGTGATTCCCGCGTTCCACCTGAGGTTTTGTTTGACCAAAAATTGGGCGAAATCTTTGTTGTGCGCACGGCTGGCGAAGCACTGGATGACAATGTCATCGGAAGTATTGAGTACGCAGTGGATCACTTAGGGTCTAATCTGATCGTAGTCATGGGACATACCTCCTGTGGAGCCGTGAGGGCGGCATTAGCGTCTTTGGATGGAGCCGACCTTGGTAGCCCCGCATTAAACGGCCTGGTGGCGGATTTAAAGCCTCATTTGCAGCAATACGCGAGCAAAAAACCTAGTGAAGGTGTCGTTGAGGAATCCACAGCAAACGTGAATGGAGTAGCTCACGATCTTTTAGCTCTATCACAAATCTTGCGTGACGCTGTAGCCTCTGGTGAGGTAAAAATTGCTAGAGCCCTTTACCATCTCGAGACCGGGAAGGTGGAGTGGCAAGATAAGTAA